A window of Phycisphaerae bacterium genomic DNA:
ACTACATATTCAAACCGGCGAAATCTCTGCACTTTCAGAACGACGCTGGCACCCCTCAGGGACACGTCAAACGAAGCGAGCCGACCCGCTTTGCGAGCCGGCTCGCCTCACACTCTAACAACAAACCGTTCCGTCAATAGGGACCGTGACCATGGCCACCCGGCCCGCCGGACTTCTTCTTCTCTTCCTTGATCTCCACCACCGCCGCGTCCGTGGTCAACAGAAGCGCCGCAATCGATGCCGCGTTCTGCAACGCCACACGCTCGACCTTGCGCGGGACCAACACCCCCATCTTCACCATGTCGCCGTACTCGCCCGTCAGGGCGTTGTAGCCAAAGTTCTTGTCCTCGCTTTCCATGACCTTCTGGCAGACAATCGAACCGTCCAGACCCGCGTTCTCCGCAATCTGCCTGATCGGCGCCATCAGCGCCCGACGAACAATATCCACGCCCGTCCGCTGGTCCCCCTTGAGCTTCTTGGCCAGCTTGTCAAGAGCTCCCAGCGTTCGCAACGGGGCTACGCCGCCGCCCGGCAGAATGCCTTCCTCGACCGCCGCCCGGCAGGCGTGCATCGCGTCCTCCACCAGAGCCTTCTTCTCCTTCATCTCCGCCTCGGTGGCCGCCCCGACGTTGATCTGAGCCACGCCGCCGGCCAGCTTGGCAAGACGCTCCTCCAGCTTCTCGCGGTCGTAATCGCTTGTCGTGACCTCAATCTCGTTCTTGAGCTGCTGAATGCGACCGCTGATCGCGCTGCTCGAACCCGCACCCTCGATAATCGTGGTGTTGTCCTTGTCGATGGTGACCTTCTTGGCCTGCCCAAGATCCTTCAGATCAACCGATTCGAGCTTGATGCCCAGATCCTCAAAAAGCGCCTTGCCGCCGGTAAGAATCGCAATGTCCTCGAGCATCGCCTTGCGACGGTCGCCGAAACCCGGCGCCTTCACTGCGGCGCATTGCAGCGTGCCTCGCAGCTTGTTGACCACCAGCGTCGCCAGGGCCTCACCCTCCACCTCCTCGGCGATGACCAGCAGCGGCCGACCTGCGCGGGCAACCTTCTCAAGCAGCGGAATAAGATCCTTCACCGCCGAGATCTTCTTCTCATGAATCAGGATGTAGGG
This region includes:
- the groL gene encoding chaperonin GroEL (60 kDa chaperone family; promotes refolding of misfolded polypeptides especially under stressful conditions; forms two stacked rings of heptamers to form a barrel-shaped 14mer; ends can be capped by GroES; misfolded proteins enter the barrel where they are refolded when GroES binds) yields the protein MAAKRIAYDMEAREAIRRGVKQLAKAVKVTLGPCGRNVVLEKSFGSPTVTKDGVTVAKEIELEDAYENMGAQMVKEVASKTSQVAGDGTTTATIYAEAIYDEGLKNVAAGADAMELKRGIEQAVEAVVEELGKMATDVKNSEQVAQVGTCAANQNAEIGQQIAKAMEKVGKDGVITVEEGKTLETTVELVEGMQFDKGYLSPHFVNNYETMEVVLEKPYILIHEKKISAVKDLIPLLEKVARAGRPLLVIAEEVEGEALATLVVNKLRGTLQCAAVKAPGFGDRRKAMLEDIAILTGGKALFEDLGIKLESVDLKDLGQAKKVTIDKDNTTIIEGAGSSSAISGRIQQLKNEIEVTTSDYDREKLEERLAKLAGGVAQINVGAATEAEMKEKKALVEDAMHACRAAVEEGILPGGGVAPLRTLGALDKLAKKLKGDQRTGVDIVRRALMAPIRQIAENAGLDGSIVCQKVMESEDKNFGYNALTGEYGDMVKMGVLVPRKVERVALQNAASIAALLLTTDAAVVEIKEEKKKSGGPGGHGHGPY